The following proteins come from a genomic window of Phnomibacter ginsenosidimutans:
- a CDS encoding PKD-like domain-containing protein produces the protein MTRYYHIVLQLLATLVFWVAGSGIVLSQTGSQIFSSNGNFTVPVGVTAITIKAWGGGGAGGGSATNNRQGGGGGGGAYSILSNYAVAPGTVVQISVGAGGVGVTGGSGTIGAASAASIAGTPIVVANGGIGGKSYAQGSFGGTGGTGGTYNGGNGADGLDLGIRGGGGSSAGSSANGNNGSSSSTAGGIAPAGGGNGGNGSGTSVGNAGHIPGGGGGGATRSGSDATGGAGARGQVEITWTCPSTPSISYSVPLFCISSAAQSVTLTGASGGTFSSTAGLAINTSTGVITPASSTPGNYTVTYSITGTGGCPTVSSSTTVEIGTQPAQPTLISGPTAVCENSNGNSFTIAAVAKASSYIWTLPTGWTINSGDGTTSIVATAGNYLQSGIISVAAANSCGTSTAQVAEVAVDQMPTAFAIDGDATICYNNTADIVLASSQTGMSYQLKKQSDGTNVGSPVSGTGGMLILNTGALTSSAEFIVVASNGSCSQQMTGQVSILVQPQVVVQSVSTQQFCHQFGVDGIGFSATPAGTNFTWTSTADFGAGLGGDGQIMGFTAVNNGSAALNATVTVVGEYNGCYSSPVEFLVTVFPVPVIGTQDTAVCSNELLTLPPFQGSNVIPGGTVYSWSAPDPALYMNISGYTAGGALGLFAQTLTNLTPDPQPISYLITPRSGMCTGNPFTLNVLVLPVPVIPSPQNVTVCSGAPVLLNLVNSPPSMIVPPGLTYSWSVPLVTGGLTGGTSRSDANAFSQVLYNPTSVPQTATYTVTATYADCSTIFSLVVTVNPTPAISNKSVTVCSGSEFAVAPANLPPGTLVPAGTKYSWALPATSGIPGSVTGATAGNNADSIVQQLFNVSGSPQTATYVIEASAGACISHFNLVANITPKPMLHANPSVAQTICSGTNITPIVLSESGSIVGATTYYWSRSNVAGISNTNGIALSGASAPISAGGTYTISGTLHNSTTAALATTVQLWGKLNGCNTDTIPVVITVNPVPTVTITPATLPVQPLLAICDSAANTVLNFSSNMASTSFAWHRFNPGIRGLAMSGTGTGINAKLLNTTGDILTDILVVIGTNSFGCNSITNDSIPFSVYSRLVPPVITPSMQQVCKVSLPTVLQRAENAKGGSYNYSFRWQDSLSINFPNASWQYIAKDADNQPATQPNYKPPKFDANSKDSLRFYRAVVTDNNGCGTVLSNVVIMSMYETSGSNFAPTVDFDPSKTAMESLIYCSNDSLRFFANLNNLTSGIVRYNWFANPLFVAPDSAVVPVGVDWGSSGNEYNKTYYNFAFKVFNNPRASYEDTIKKTFISIIPTVYDLDTFRLQNGKLHKLCAASAVDIAIQIFPTLKIQASTQVPAVFCNNSNVSVSLSSNIPPTLATTQFNWTASVISGTATLSNAAGTGNAPLTITETINNTGNTVAVVKFDITGYVGAANCPVDTTIFVSILPTFTAGAITPSQFICPGGDPGIMISDPAVANSDGTAVNPTYQWQKSQGGIAGPWSDISGATTVSYDPPGPIYQDTWYRRIAFAEGSCPTASDIDSVVILRGPEGIWTGLADEDWFYCMNWASGTIPDNSTNVFIRKPEALKNSNIDHLSPYYVGLPARSGDINIRRKLSFAALGLNGAARLNTWGNLTIEPAPNETDTLGHVDMQLGGEIYLRGNWINQVGLPGFQSGIGRVNMEGASLQTIQTVGADETFYDLRIDNSSDVTQGVTLLSAANVRHILTLEKGIVNTHSEPPYNSGFYANNLGLLTLKSTAVNPVQGPPGLQSFVNGQLGIEFDKAGLAYEFIYPIGKVFPTPAYRPPGIAPTTADGTTLFIAEYFPYEHPVPSIMGADPMSIIRPEHWIVEKQAYKSTQARVSIPYINPGSGNWMGLNNEFYFDPCDECNVAVVRKVLPATWHFSYAGAVEFSSSYPIEYRYYTDNGYIYSKPVTEFGPFSIGFSYKSLLPLRLLLFKGSVTSSGHVLQWRINEPAEVAQFVLEHSTDGLHFTALEGIQPNSNSQYSYLHQQPAAGNNYYRLLTKDKHGKIIASDIVLLKRYSTQTTRVQGVRTSPSSSKAEIDLYSAIEQDIQVDLLDPSGKQISNWHLHAVKGQQFIPVYTGSLSVGTYILRIRTSDQVQASVRFLKW, from the coding sequence GTGACCCGTTATTACCATATCGTCCTTCAGTTGTTGGCTACACTTGTTTTTTGGGTGGCTGGTTCAGGTATTGTACTTAGCCAAACAGGTTCTCAAATTTTTAGCAGCAACGGCAATTTTACTGTTCCGGTTGGCGTAACAGCCATCACCATTAAAGCATGGGGTGGCGGCGGTGCCGGCGGCGGCTCTGCCACCAACAACCGGCAAGGTGGCGGTGGCGGTGGTGGCGCATATAGCATCCTCAGCAATTATGCAGTGGCACCGGGCACGGTGGTACAAATTTCAGTAGGTGCCGGAGGTGTTGGAGTTACCGGTGGTAGTGGTACCATAGGTGCTGCCAGCGCTGCCAGTATTGCGGGTACTCCAATAGTAGTTGCAAACGGAGGTATCGGCGGAAAATCATACGCACAAGGTTCATTTGGAGGCACTGGTGGTACTGGCGGCACCTACAATGGTGGCAATGGTGCTGATGGCCTGGACTTAGGCATAAGAGGTGGCGGAGGTTCATCGGCAGGCAGTAGTGCCAATGGTAACAATGGATCCAGCAGTAGTACTGCAGGAGGCATAGCACCGGCGGGTGGGGGAAACGGAGGTAATGGTTCGGGCACATCGGTAGGCAATGCCGGACATATACCCGGCGGTGGCGGCGGCGGTGCTACCCGAAGTGGTTCAGACGCCACAGGTGGTGCTGGCGCCAGAGGTCAGGTAGAAATTACCTGGACATGCCCCTCCACACCAAGCATTAGTTATTCAGTGCCTTTGTTTTGTATTTCTTCAGCGGCACAAAGCGTTACACTGACAGGCGCCAGTGGTGGTACATTTTCCAGTACCGCAGGTTTGGCCATCAATACCAGTACTGGAGTAATTACCCCTGCCAGTAGCACACCGGGCAATTACACTGTTACCTACAGCATAACCGGTACTGGTGGATGCCCCACAGTAAGCAGTAGTACAACCGTAGAAATTGGTACCCAACCAGCGCAGCCAACGCTTATCAGTGGCCCGACTGCGGTGTGTGAAAATAGTAACGGAAATAGCTTTACGATTGCAGCGGTAGCAAAAGCGAGCAGTTATATATGGACGCTTCCTACAGGATGGACCATCAATAGTGGAGATGGTACCACCAGTATTGTTGCAACCGCAGGCAATTATTTACAAAGCGGTATCATCAGCGTAGCGGCTGCTAATAGTTGTGGTACCAGTACGGCGCAGGTAGCCGAGGTAGCAGTAGACCAAATGCCCACTGCGTTTGCCATTGATGGGGATGCGACCATTTGCTACAACAACACTGCAGACATAGTACTGGCAAGCTCCCAAACCGGCATGAGCTACCAATTAAAAAAACAAAGTGATGGTACCAACGTGGGCAGCCCAGTATCAGGCACTGGTGGTATGTTGATTTTAAATACCGGTGCTCTTACAAGTTCAGCAGAATTTATTGTGGTAGCCAGCAACGGCAGCTGCAGCCAGCAAATGACAGGGCAAGTGAGCATTTTGGTACAGCCCCAAGTTGTGGTACAATCAGTGAGTACACAGCAGTTTTGCCACCAGTTTGGCGTAGATGGTATTGGCTTTAGTGCAACGCCTGCAGGCACAAACTTCACCTGGACAAGTACCGCAGATTTTGGGGCAGGCCTTGGCGGAGACGGACAAATAATGGGCTTTACCGCGGTGAACAATGGTTCGGCGGCACTCAATGCAACCGTAACTGTAGTGGGCGAATACAACGGCTGCTACAGCAGTCCAGTTGAATTTTTGGTAACAGTGTTTCCGGTACCGGTTATAGGCACACAGGATACTGCAGTATGTAGCAACGAACTGCTTACGTTGCCACCGTTTCAGGGAAGCAATGTGATACCTGGAGGCACCGTATACAGCTGGAGTGCTCCAGACCCCGCCTTGTACATGAACATCTCCGGCTATACTGCCGGTGGTGCACTTGGATTGTTTGCACAAACCCTTACCAATCTTACACCCGATCCGCAGCCCATCAGCTATCTGATTACCCCCCGATCTGGAATGTGCACGGGCAATCCATTTACCCTAAACGTTTTGGTGCTCCCTGTTCCTGTTATTCCATCTCCGCAAAACGTAACTGTATGTAGTGGCGCACCTGTGTTGCTCAATTTGGTCAACTCTCCACCCAGTATGATTGTTCCTCCGGGCCTTACCTATTCCTGGAGTGTGCCCTTGGTAACGGGTGGGTTAACCGGTGGTACCAGCCGTTCCGATGCCAACGCATTTTCTCAGGTATTATACAACCCCACCAGTGTACCACAAACTGCTACGTACACAGTGACTGCCACGTACGCAGATTGCAGTACGATATTTTCTTTGGTGGTAACTGTAAATCCAACACCGGCTATCAGCAACAAATCGGTGACCGTGTGTAGTGGTAGTGAATTTGCTGTAGCACCGGCCAATCTTCCACCGGGCACACTGGTGCCCGCAGGCACCAAATACAGTTGGGCATTGCCTGCTACCAGTGGCATACCGGGCAGTGTAACCGGTGCCACAGCGGGCAACAATGCAGATAGTATTGTACAACAATTGTTCAACGTATCGGGTAGTCCGCAAACGGCAACGTATGTAATTGAAGCCAGTGCAGGTGCCTGTATCAGTCACTTTAATTTGGTGGCCAATATTACGCCAAAACCCATGTTGCATGCCAATCCATCTGTTGCACAAACCATTTGTTCGGGCACCAATATCACGCCCATAGTATTATCTGAATCGGGTAGTATTGTAGGTGCTACAACTTACTACTGGAGCAGAAGCAACGTGGCAGGCATTAGCAATACGAATGGCATTGCATTGAGTGGTGCCAGTGCGCCAATCAGTGCCGGCGGCACCTACACTATTTCGGGCACATTACACAACAGTACCACAGCAGCACTTGCTACTACTGTACAGCTCTGGGGCAAACTCAATGGTTGCAATACCGATACTATCCCCGTTGTTATTACTGTTAATCCTGTACCCACTGTAACCATTACGCCTGCTACATTGCCTGTGCAACCCCTGTTGGCTATCTGTGATAGTGCGGCCAATACCGTACTCAATTTTAGCAGCAATATGGCAAGTACCAGTTTTGCTTGGCACCGTTTCAACCCGGGCATACGGGGATTGGCGATGTCTGGTACCGGAACTGGTATTAATGCAAAACTGCTCAACACTACCGGCGATATTCTTACAGATATCTTGGTGGTGATTGGTACCAATAGCTTTGGTTGTAATAGCATTACAAATGATTCTATTCCGTTCTCGGTTTACTCCAGATTGGTACCGCCCGTTATTACTCCTTCTATGCAGCAAGTGTGTAAAGTAAGTTTACCAACAGTGCTGCAACGTGCCGAAAATGCAAAGGGTGGTAGCTACAACTACTCTTTCCGTTGGCAAGATTCATTGTCAATCAATTTTCCCAATGCCAGCTGGCAGTATATAGCAAAAGATGCCGATAACCAGCCTGCTACACAGCCCAACTATAAGCCACCAAAATTTGATGCCAACTCAAAAGACTCATTGCGATTTTACCGTGCTGTTGTAACCGACAATAACGGTTGTGGTACTGTGCTGAGCAATGTGGTTATTATGAGCATGTACGAAACGAGTGGTTCCAACTTTGCACCAACAGTTGATTTTGATCCGTCGAAAACGGCAATGGAAAGTTTGATTTACTGCTCCAATGACTCCTTGCGTTTCTTTGCCAATTTGAATAACCTCACATCAGGCATTGTACGCTACAACTGGTTTGCCAACCCATTGTTTGTAGCGCCAGACAGTGCAGTAGTACCTGTAGGTGTAGACTGGGGCAGCAGTGGCAATGAATACAATAAAACCTATTACAATTTTGCATTCAAGGTTTTCAATAACCCGAGGGCCAGTTATGAAGACACCATTAAGAAAACGTTTATCTCCATCATTCCAACGGTGTATGATTTAGATACCTTCCGGCTTCAAAATGGTAAGCTGCACAAACTTTGTGCGGCCAGTGCGGTAGACATTGCTATCCAAATTTTTCCAACGCTTAAAATACAGGCGTCTACACAAGTACCCGCTGTGTTTTGCAACAACAGCAATGTATCGGTTTCTTTGTCATCCAACATTCCACCAACATTGGCCACTACACAGTTTAACTGGACGGCCTCGGTCATTTCCGGAACGGCCACATTATCCAATGCAGCTGGCACAGGCAATGCGCCACTCACCATTACAGAAACCATCAACAACACAGGCAATACAGTAGCTGTAGTAAAATTTGATATCACCGGGTATGTGGGTGCTGCCAACTGCCCTGTAGACACCACTATTTTCGTGAGCATTCTGCCCACTTTTACGGCAGGTGCCATTACACCGTCGCAGTTCATTTGCCCCGGTGGCGATCCTGGTATTATGATTTCTGATCCTGCGGTAGCCAACAGCGATGGCACTGCCGTAAACCCCACTTACCAATGGCAAAAAAGCCAGGGTGGAATTGCTGGCCCATGGTCGGATATCTCAGGTGCAACTACCGTTTCCTACGATCCGCCGGGCCCCATCTATCAAGACACCTGGTATAGAAGAATTGCTTTTGCAGAAGGTAGTTGCCCCACCGCCAGCGACATCGACTCCGTGGTGATTTTGCGTGGCCCCGAAGGCATATGGACAGGGCTTGCAGATGAAGACTGGTTTTACTGTATGAACTGGGCCAGTGGCACCATACCCGACAACAGCACCAATGTATTTATCAGAAAACCAGAGGCGCTGAAAAATTCCAATATTGATCATTTGTCACCTTACTATGTAGGGCTGCCGGCCCGTTCGGGTGATATCAATATCCGGCGCAAACTCAGCTTTGCGGCATTAGGCCTCAATGGTGCAGCCCGCCTCAATACATGGGGCAATCTTACCATTGAACCTGCACCAAATGAAACAGATACATTGGGCCATGTAGACATGCAACTGGGTGGTGAAATTTACCTGCGTGGCAATTGGATTAATCAAGTGGGCTTACCCGGTTTTCAATCTGGTATTGGCCGTGTAAACATGGAAGGTGCCAGCTTACAAACCATTCAAACAGTTGGTGCTGACGAAACATTTTATGATCTGCGTATCGATAATAGCAGTGATGTGACGCAGGGCGTTACACTCCTTAGTGCAGCCAATGTGCGGCACATACTTACGCTGGAAAAAGGCATTGTGAACACCCATTCTGAGCCTCCTTACAACTCAGGCTTTTATGCTAACAACCTTGGATTGCTGACGTTGAAATCAACGGCTGTAAATCCTGTGCAAGGCCCGCCGGGTTTACAATCATTTGTCAACGGCCAACTGGGTATTGAATTTGACAAAGCCGGATTGGCGTATGAATTTATTTACCCCATAGGCAAGGTATTTCCAACGCCGGCGTATCGTCCGCCGGGCATTGCGCCTACTACGGCCGATGGCACCACGTTGTTTATTGCAGAGTATTTTCCATACGAGCACCCTGTGCCCAGCATCATGGGTGCCGATCCCATGAGCATCATCAGACCTGAGCACTGGATTGTAGAAAAGCAAGCGTATAAATCCACTCAAGCACGGGTATCCATTCCGTATATCAATCCGGGTTCGGGCAACTGGATGGGGTTGAACAATGAATTTTATTTTGACCCCTGCGATGAGTGCAATGTGGCTGTGGTGCGAAAAGTATTGCCTGCAACCTGGCATTTCAGCTATGCTGGCGCTGTAGAGTTTTCGAGTAGCTATCCTATTGAGTACCGCTATTATACCGATAATGGATACATCTACTCAAAACCAGTTACAGAGTTTGGCCCATTCTCCATTGGCTTCTCATACAAGAGTTTGCTGCCACTGCGTTTGCTCCTGTTCAAAGGCAGTGTTACTTCATCGGGCCACGTGTTGCAATGGCGCATCAACGAACCAGCAGAAGTAGCGCAATTTGTGCTGGAACATTCAACCGATGGTTTGCATTTTACAGCACTCGAAGGCATACAACCCAACAGCAATAGCCAATACAGCTACCTGCACCAGCAACCTGCAGCGGGCAATAACTACTATAGATTGCTGACAAAAGACAAGCATGGAAAAATAATTGCCAGCGACATAGTACTGCTCAAAAGATACAGTACACAAACCACCAGGGTGCAGGGTGTAAGAACCAGCCCTTCTTCGAGCAAAGCTGAAATCGATTTATACTCAGCCATTGAACAAGACATTCAGGTAGACCTGCTTGACCCAAGCGGCAAACAAATATCCAACTGGCATTTGCATGCTGTAAAAGGACAACAATTTATACCAGTGTACACGGGCTCACTGAGTGTCGGCACTTACATTTTACGTATCCGCACCAGCGACCAGGTGCAGGCAAGTGTTCGCTTTTTAAAATGGTAA